From one Microbacter margulisiae genomic stretch:
- a CDS encoding helix-turn-helix domain-containing protein gives MKKINTALLNNAADLLDERHGKEGTTTREAFNKEAVAFYYGEILKEKRKELHLTQDYIAGKTGLKRSYIAKIEKGETDMQMSSFVRIAKALGLKLLLS, from the coding sequence ATGAAAAAGATAAATACTGCACTATTGAACAACGCAGCCGATCTTTTAGATGAAAGACACGGAAAGGAGGGCACGACCACCCGTGAAGCGTTCAACAAAGAGGCAGTTGCTTTCTATTACGGAGAAATACTGAAAGAGAAGCGGAAAGAATTGCATCTTACACAGGATTATATTGCCGGCAAAACGGGGCTTAAAAGAAGCTATATCGCAAAGATAGAAAAAGGAGAAACAGATATGCAAATGTCAAGTTTTGTAAGAATTGCAAAGGCTCTGGGATTGAAATTATTATTGTCGTAA